The Salvia miltiorrhiza cultivar Shanhuang (shh) chromosome 1, IMPLAD_Smil_shh, whole genome shotgun sequence genome has a window encoding:
- the LOC130988388 gene encoding lupeol synthase-like, with protein MWRLKIAEGGDKWLTTTNEHVGRQHWEFDAEAGTAEERAQVEIMRQEFKNNRFRVKQSADLLMRMQLRKENPCSEIPAPIKVNETEQITEEATITTLRRAITFYSTIQAHDGHWPAESAGPLFFIQPLVLALYVTGGINTVLSPEHQKEIKRYIYNHQNEDGGWGFHIIGHSTMIGSALSYITLRLLGEGPDGGEDRAVARGRKWILDHGGAVGTPSWGKFWLTVLGVYEWDGCNPMPPEFWLLPKSSPISPGNMLCYCRLVYMPMSYLYGKRFVGPITGLIRSLRDELYNEPYYEINWNKARNTCAKEDLYYPHPFVQDMLWGFLHHVAEPLLQRWPLSKLREKALGIAIEHVHYEDYISRYLCIGCVEKVLCMLACWVEDPNSEAYKRHLARLPDNYWVAEDGLKMQTFGCQMWDAAFAIQAILSANLSHEFGSTLKKAHNFVKASQVRDNPPGDHFAMYRHTSKGAWTFSMQDQGLQVSDCTAEGLKCALLFSEMPKEVVGEGLKTERFYDAVNVILSLQSANGGFSAWEPNRAERWLEKFNPTEFFEDTLIEREYVECTSSAIQGLVLFKKLHKGHRSNEIKTSIARGIHYIEQTQEPDGSWYGCWGICYTYGTLFAVDALAACGKTYQNSPALRKACQFLLSKQLVDGGWSESHLSSSNKVYTNIEGNRSNLVQTSWALLSLIKAGQAKIDPEPIHRGIRLLINSQMEDGDFPQQGDITGVFMKNCALNYSSYRNIFPIWALGDYHRHVLGA; from the exons ATGTGGAGGTTGAAGATTGCAGAAGGCGGCGACAAGTGGCTGACGACGACGAATGAACATGTAGGAAGACAACATTGGGAATTTGATGCAGAAGCTGGAACTGCAGAGGAACGAGCTCAAGTCGAAATTATGCGACAGGAATTCAAGAACAACAGATTTCGTGTCAAACAAAGTGCTGATCTCCTCATGCGCATgcag TTGAGAAAGGAGAATCCATGCAGTGAGATCCCAGCCCCCATAAAAGTGAATGAAACAGAGCAAATAACTGAGGAAGCAACCATCACCACGCTCCGACGCGCCATCACTTTCTACTCAACCATTCAGGCCCACGACGGCCATTGGCCGGCTGAGTCCGCCGGCCCTCTATTTTTCATCCAACCTCTG GTGCTTGCGTTGTACGTCACCGGCGGAATCAACACCGTCCTATCGCCGGAACATCAGAAGGAGATCAAACGTTACATTTACAACCATCAG AATGAAGATGGAGGTTGGGGGTTCCACATAATCGGGCACAGCACAATGATTGGCTCTGCGCTCAGTTATATAACACTGAGGTTGCTCGGGGAAGGCCCGGACGGCGGCGAAGACAGGGCGGTGGCAAGAGGCCGGAAATGGATACTCGACCACGGGGGCGCCGTGGGGACACCTTCGTGGGGGAAGTTCTGGCTCACG GTGTTGGGAGTTTACGAGTGGGATGGCTGCAATCCGATGCCGCCGGAGTTTTGGTTGCTCCCAAAATCATCCCCCATTAGTCCAG GAAATATGTTGTGCTACTGTAGATTGGTATATATGCCAATGTCGTATTTATACGGGAAGAGATTTGTTGGACCCATAACTGGGTTGATTCGATCTCTGAGAGATGAGCTTTACAACGAACCGTATTATGAAATCAATTGGAACAAAGCTAGAAACACTTGTGCAAAG GAAGATCTTTACTATCCTCACCCTTTTGTCCAAGATATGTTGTGGGGATTCTTGCACCATGTTGCTGAGCCATTGCTGCAGCGGTGGCCATTATCCAAACTGCGAGAGAAAGCTCTAGGAATAGCCATAGAGCATGTTCACTATGAGGACTACATCAGTAGATACCTATGCATTGGATGCGTAGAGAAG GTATTGTGTATGCTGGCTTGCTGGGTGGAGGATCCTAACTCGGAGGCCTACAAACGCCACCTTGCTCGTTTACCAGACAATTACTGGGTAGCCGAAGACGGCCTCAAAATGCAGACTTTTGGGTGTCAAATGTGGGATGCTGCATTTGCAATCCAAGCTATTCTTTCCGCTAATCTTTCTCACGAGTTCGGATCAACACTGAAGAAGGCGCACAACTTTGTGAAAGCCTCACAG GTTCGCGACAACCCGCCTGGGGATCATTTTGCTATGTACCGCCACACGTCTAAAGGAGCTTGGACATTCTCAATGCAAGATCAGGGCTTGCAAGTCTCAGACTGCACGGCTGAAGGGCTCAAGTGTGCACTTCTTTTCTCTGAAATGCCCAAGGAAGTGGTGGGGGAAGGACTTAAAACAGAGCGCTTTTACGATGCTGTCAATGTCATCTTGTCCCTACAAAGTGCTAATGGTGGATTTTCAGCGTGGGAGCCTAATCGAGCAGAGAGATGGTTGGAG AAATTCAACCCCACAGAGTTCTTTGAAGATACTCTGATTGAGCGAGA ATATGTGGAATGCACGTCATCGGCAATACAGGGGCTGGTGTTGTTCAAGAAACTGCACAAGGGCCATAGAAGTAACGAGATAAAGACTTCCATTGCTCGAGGAATACACTACATAGAACAAACTCAAGAGCCTGATGGTTCTTG gTATGGGTGTTGGGGCATATGTTATACTTATGGTACGTTGTTTGCTGTGGATGCATTGGCTGCTTGTGGCAAAACTTATCAAAATTCTCCCGCACTTAGAAAAGCGTGTCAATTTCTGTTGTCAAAACAGTTAGTAGATGGTGGATGGAGTGAGAGTCATCTCTCAAGCTCAAACAAG GTATACACTAATATTGAAGGTAACAGATCAAACTTAGTGCAGACCTCATGGGCTCTCTTGTCACTAATAAAAGCTGGCCAG GCTAAAATTGATCCGGAGCCGATACATCGTGGGATAAGGTTGCTAATAAACTCACAGATGGAAGATGGTGACTTTCCACAGCAG